A region of Micropterus dolomieu isolate WLL.071019.BEF.003 ecotype Adirondacks linkage group LG01, ASM2129224v1, whole genome shotgun sequence DNA encodes the following proteins:
- the LOC123979374 gene encoding NEDD4-like E3 ubiquitin-protein ligase WWP1 isoform X2, whose amino-acid sequence MATALSRAESSHNHRRTSQLHAIVSCAKFKRRRTLFGTAIYVEVTAEGVSCRTAKSHSSSSPKWDERLTLNVTLHTQVHFKVWSHHTLKTDALLGKATLDLFQALEQHDRKLENVKEVLKLNVEQKGALVPTGELTVYLDGLTVTDQEELAPLTNGNAANGTKFQQNGDAIHENGDSSSSSSRAANSSVNGTDWGPRSGFCSASNGVDGQVPSSSCSPALSHVVNGDATLDSTPIHQPSDSDTEVNGESCDAALEPSSATTGDVLPPADNEDCCQDTTLPDSDTAPNCTSQPLPTSTQAPASSSAAKPTDGAASSTFTSPSQGATTITTSSSSSSSSPALAEANASGGGGSSGNNATVTTEGAKPRQQAPNAGASDPLPPGWEQRKDPHGRTYYVDHNTRTTTWERPQPLPPGWERRVDDRGRIYYVDHNTRTTTWQRPTMESVRNFEQWQSQRSQLQGAMHQFNQRYLYSASMMSAENDPLGPLPPGWERRVDSNDRVYFVNHNTKTTQWEDPRTQGLQNEDPLPEGWEIRYTREGVRYFVDHNTRTTTFSDPRTGKSSVTKGPQIAYERSFRWKLAHFRYLCQSNALPSHVKITVSRQTLFEDSFQQIMALKPYDLRRRLYVIFRGEEGLDYGGLAREWFFLLSHEVLNPMYCLFEYAGKSNYCLQINPASAINPDHLSYFCFIGRFIAMALFHGKFIDTGFSLPFYKRMLNKKLILKDLESIDPEFYNSLIWIRDNNIEECGLEMYFSVDMEILGKITSHDLKPDGTNVLVTEENKEEYISLMAEWRFSRGVEGQTKAFLDGFNEVVPLQWLQYFDEKELEVMLCGMQEVDLQDWQRNTVYRHYTRNSKQIIWFWQLVKEVDNEVRLRLMQFVTGTCRLPLGGFAELMGSNGPQKFCIEKVGKDTWLPRSHTCFNRLDLPPYKSFEQLKEKLLFAIEETEGFGQE is encoded by the exons ATGGCCACGGCCTTATCTAGAGCAGAGTCTAGCCATAACCACAGAAGAACGTCACAGCTCCATGCCATTG TTTCCTGTGCCAAATTCAAGAGGAGGAGAACCCTGTTTGGAACTGCCATTTATGTAGAGGTCACAGCGGAGGGGGTGTCGTGCCGCACAGCGAAGTCTCACAGCTCCTCCAGTCCTAAATGGGATGAGAGGCTCACTCT GAATGTAACACTGCACACACAGGTGCATTTCAAAGTATGGAGTCACCACACCCTGAAGACGGATGCTCTGCTGGGCAAAGCAACGCTAGACCTATTTCAAGCCTTGGAGCAGcatgacagaaaat TGGAGAATGTGAAAGAGGTGCTGAAGCTGAACGTGGAGCAGAAGGGCGCTCTTGTACCCACAGGGGAGCTGACTGTCTACCTAGATGGACTGACTGTCACTGATCAGGAGGAACTGGCACCGCTTACCAATGGCAATGCAGCAAATGGCACCA AGTTCCAACAGAACGGTGATGCCATCCATGAAAATGGAGActcgtcttcttcttcctcaAGGGCTGCCAACAG CTCAGTGAATGGTACAGACTGGGGACCGAGGTCAGGTTTCTGTTCGGCCTCCAATGGTGTAGATGGTCAGGTGCCTTCCAGCTCCTGCAGCCCTGCCCTTAGTCATGTCGTCAATGGAGACGCCACACTCGACTCCACCCCCATCCACCAACCCTCAGACAGTGACACAGAGG TCAATGGGGAGTCCTGTGATGCTGCGCTCGAGCCATCGTCTGCCACAACAGGTGATGTGCTGCCCCCTGCAGATAACGAGGACTGCTGTCAAGATACGACCCTTCCAGACTCTGACACAGCACCAAATTGCACATCTCAACCCCTGCCAACCTCCACGCAGGCTCCAGCCTCCTCTTCTGCTGCTAAGCCTACTGATGGCGCTGCTTCCTCCACATTCACCTCCCCATCACAGGGGGCCACCACCATCACAACCTCCTCGTCatcgtcctcttcctccccagCACTGGCAGAAGCAAATGCTTCAGGAGGTGGTGGTAGCAGTGGTAACAACGCAACTGTAACGACAGAAGGGGCCAAGCCCAGGCAGCAGGCCCCCAATGCAGGAGCCTCAGATCCTCTACCACCTGG GTGGGAGCAGAGAAAGGACCCCCATGGGAGAACCTACTATGTAGACCACAACACCAGGACTACTACATGGGAAAGACCACAGCCACTACCACCAGG TTGGGAGCGCCGAGTGGATGACCGGGGAAGGATCTATTATGTGGATCACAATACTCGCACCACCACATGGCAGCGTCCTACCATGGAATCGGTCCGCAATTTTGAGCAGTGGCAAAGCCAACGCAGCCAGCTGCAGGGAGCTATGCACCAGTTTAACCAGAGATACCTCTACTCT GCATCCATGATGTCTGCTGAGAATGATCCTCTTGGCCCGCTACCTCCTGGTTGGG AGAGGCGTGTGGACTCCAATGACCGAGTGTACTTTGTCAACCATAACACCAAGACAACGCAGTGGGAAGATCCCCGAACACAAGG GCTACAGAATGAGGATCCTCTGCCTGAAGGTTGGGAGATCCGGTACACAAGGGAAGGGGTGCGTTACTTTGTGGATCACAACACCCGAACCACCACTTTCAGTGACCCCCGTACTGGAAAGTCCTCTGT CACCAAAGGCCCTCAGATTGCTTATGAGCGCAGCTTCCGATGGAAGCTTGCCCATTTTCGCTACTTGTGCCAG TCTAATGCTCTCCCTAGCCATGTGAAGATCACAGTCTCCAGACAGACGCTGTTTGAAGACTCTTTCCAGCAA ATTATGGCCCTAAAGCCTTACGACTTGAGGAGGAGACTCTATGTCATCTTCAGAGGCGAGGAGGGTCTAGACTACGGTGGCTTAGCCCG AGAGTGGTTCTTTTTGTTGTCCCATGAAGTGCTGAACCCCATGTACTGTCTGTTTGAGTATGCCGGCAAGAGCAACTACTGTCTGCAGATCAACCCGGCCTCTGCTATCAACCCAGACCACCTCTCCTACTTCTGCTTCATAGGCCGCTTCATCGCAATG GCACTTTTCCACGGCAAGTTCATCGACACAGGCTTCTCTCTGCCTTTCTACAAACGCATGCTGAACAAGAAGCTAATACTGAAAGACCTGGAGTCCATCGACCCGGAGTTCTACAATTCTCTTATATGGATCAG GGACAACAACATTGAAGAGTGTGGTCTGGAGATGTACTTCTCGGTGGACATGGAGATCCTGGGAAAGATCACCTCTCATGACCTTAAACCTGATGGAACCAATGTTCTGGTCACTGAGGAGAACAAGGAGGAGTATATCAG TCTAATGGCAGAGTGGAGGTTCTCCCGCGGAGTAGAAGGTCAAACCAAAGCTTTCCTGGATGGTTTCAATGAGGTGGTTCCACTTCAGTGGCTCCAGTACTTTGATGAAAAGGAACTCGAG GTGATGCTGTGTGGCATGCAGGAGGTCGATCTGCAGGACTGGCAGAGGAACACGGTTTACCGTCACTACACAAGGAACAGCAAACAGATCATCTGGTTCTGGCAG CTGGTGAAAGAGGTGGACAACGAAGTGCGACTGAGGCTCATGCAGTTTGTTACTGGAACCTGCAGGCTTCCTCTGGGCGGCTTTGCTGAACTCATGG GAAGTAACGGGCCCCAGAAGTTCTGCATTGAGAAGGTGGGAAAGGACACATGGCTTCCTCGGAGCCACACATG TTTTAACCGTCTGGACTTGCCTCCTTACAAGAGCTTCGAACAGCTGAAGGAGAAGCTGCTCTTTGCCATCGAGGAAACCGAAGGATTTGGCCAGGAATAG
- the LOC123979374 gene encoding NEDD4-like E3 ubiquitin-protein ligase WWP1 isoform X1: MATALSRAESSHNHRRTSQLHAIVSCAKFKRRRTLFGTAIYVEVTAEGVSCRTAKSHSSSSPKWDERLTLNVTLHTQVHFKVWSHHTLKTDALLGKATLDLFQALEQHDRKLENVKEVLKLNVEQKGALVPTGELTVYLDGLTVTDQEELAPLTNGNAANGTKFQQNGDAIHENGDSSSSSSRAANSSVNGTDWGPRSGFCSASNGVDGQVPSSSCSPALSHVVNGDATLDSTPIHQPSDSDTEGRMVNGESCDAALEPSSATTGDVLPPADNEDCCQDTTLPDSDTAPNCTSQPLPTSTQAPASSSAAKPTDGAASSTFTSPSQGATTITTSSSSSSSSPALAEANASGGGGSSGNNATVTTEGAKPRQQAPNAGASDPLPPGWEQRKDPHGRTYYVDHNTRTTTWERPQPLPPGWERRVDDRGRIYYVDHNTRTTTWQRPTMESVRNFEQWQSQRSQLQGAMHQFNQRYLYSASMMSAENDPLGPLPPGWERRVDSNDRVYFVNHNTKTTQWEDPRTQGLQNEDPLPEGWEIRYTREGVRYFVDHNTRTTTFSDPRTGKSSVTKGPQIAYERSFRWKLAHFRYLCQSNALPSHVKITVSRQTLFEDSFQQIMALKPYDLRRRLYVIFRGEEGLDYGGLAREWFFLLSHEVLNPMYCLFEYAGKSNYCLQINPASAINPDHLSYFCFIGRFIAMALFHGKFIDTGFSLPFYKRMLNKKLILKDLESIDPEFYNSLIWIRDNNIEECGLEMYFSVDMEILGKITSHDLKPDGTNVLVTEENKEEYISLMAEWRFSRGVEGQTKAFLDGFNEVVPLQWLQYFDEKELEVMLCGMQEVDLQDWQRNTVYRHYTRNSKQIIWFWQLVKEVDNEVRLRLMQFVTGTCRLPLGGFAELMGSNGPQKFCIEKVGKDTWLPRSHTCFNRLDLPPYKSFEQLKEKLLFAIEETEGFGQE; encoded by the exons ATGGCCACGGCCTTATCTAGAGCAGAGTCTAGCCATAACCACAGAAGAACGTCACAGCTCCATGCCATTG TTTCCTGTGCCAAATTCAAGAGGAGGAGAACCCTGTTTGGAACTGCCATTTATGTAGAGGTCACAGCGGAGGGGGTGTCGTGCCGCACAGCGAAGTCTCACAGCTCCTCCAGTCCTAAATGGGATGAGAGGCTCACTCT GAATGTAACACTGCACACACAGGTGCATTTCAAAGTATGGAGTCACCACACCCTGAAGACGGATGCTCTGCTGGGCAAAGCAACGCTAGACCTATTTCAAGCCTTGGAGCAGcatgacagaaaat TGGAGAATGTGAAAGAGGTGCTGAAGCTGAACGTGGAGCAGAAGGGCGCTCTTGTACCCACAGGGGAGCTGACTGTCTACCTAGATGGACTGACTGTCACTGATCAGGAGGAACTGGCACCGCTTACCAATGGCAATGCAGCAAATGGCACCA AGTTCCAACAGAACGGTGATGCCATCCATGAAAATGGAGActcgtcttcttcttcctcaAGGGCTGCCAACAG CTCAGTGAATGGTACAGACTGGGGACCGAGGTCAGGTTTCTGTTCGGCCTCCAATGGTGTAGATGGTCAGGTGCCTTCCAGCTCCTGCAGCCCTGCCCTTAGTCATGTCGTCAATGGAGACGCCACACTCGACTCCACCCCCATCCACCAACCCTCAGACAGTGACACAGAGGGTAGGATGG TCAATGGGGAGTCCTGTGATGCTGCGCTCGAGCCATCGTCTGCCACAACAGGTGATGTGCTGCCCCCTGCAGATAACGAGGACTGCTGTCAAGATACGACCCTTCCAGACTCTGACACAGCACCAAATTGCACATCTCAACCCCTGCCAACCTCCACGCAGGCTCCAGCCTCCTCTTCTGCTGCTAAGCCTACTGATGGCGCTGCTTCCTCCACATTCACCTCCCCATCACAGGGGGCCACCACCATCACAACCTCCTCGTCatcgtcctcttcctccccagCACTGGCAGAAGCAAATGCTTCAGGAGGTGGTGGTAGCAGTGGTAACAACGCAACTGTAACGACAGAAGGGGCCAAGCCCAGGCAGCAGGCCCCCAATGCAGGAGCCTCAGATCCTCTACCACCTGG GTGGGAGCAGAGAAAGGACCCCCATGGGAGAACCTACTATGTAGACCACAACACCAGGACTACTACATGGGAAAGACCACAGCCACTACCACCAGG TTGGGAGCGCCGAGTGGATGACCGGGGAAGGATCTATTATGTGGATCACAATACTCGCACCACCACATGGCAGCGTCCTACCATGGAATCGGTCCGCAATTTTGAGCAGTGGCAAAGCCAACGCAGCCAGCTGCAGGGAGCTATGCACCAGTTTAACCAGAGATACCTCTACTCT GCATCCATGATGTCTGCTGAGAATGATCCTCTTGGCCCGCTACCTCCTGGTTGGG AGAGGCGTGTGGACTCCAATGACCGAGTGTACTTTGTCAACCATAACACCAAGACAACGCAGTGGGAAGATCCCCGAACACAAGG GCTACAGAATGAGGATCCTCTGCCTGAAGGTTGGGAGATCCGGTACACAAGGGAAGGGGTGCGTTACTTTGTGGATCACAACACCCGAACCACCACTTTCAGTGACCCCCGTACTGGAAAGTCCTCTGT CACCAAAGGCCCTCAGATTGCTTATGAGCGCAGCTTCCGATGGAAGCTTGCCCATTTTCGCTACTTGTGCCAG TCTAATGCTCTCCCTAGCCATGTGAAGATCACAGTCTCCAGACAGACGCTGTTTGAAGACTCTTTCCAGCAA ATTATGGCCCTAAAGCCTTACGACTTGAGGAGGAGACTCTATGTCATCTTCAGAGGCGAGGAGGGTCTAGACTACGGTGGCTTAGCCCG AGAGTGGTTCTTTTTGTTGTCCCATGAAGTGCTGAACCCCATGTACTGTCTGTTTGAGTATGCCGGCAAGAGCAACTACTGTCTGCAGATCAACCCGGCCTCTGCTATCAACCCAGACCACCTCTCCTACTTCTGCTTCATAGGCCGCTTCATCGCAATG GCACTTTTCCACGGCAAGTTCATCGACACAGGCTTCTCTCTGCCTTTCTACAAACGCATGCTGAACAAGAAGCTAATACTGAAAGACCTGGAGTCCATCGACCCGGAGTTCTACAATTCTCTTATATGGATCAG GGACAACAACATTGAAGAGTGTGGTCTGGAGATGTACTTCTCGGTGGACATGGAGATCCTGGGAAAGATCACCTCTCATGACCTTAAACCTGATGGAACCAATGTTCTGGTCACTGAGGAGAACAAGGAGGAGTATATCAG TCTAATGGCAGAGTGGAGGTTCTCCCGCGGAGTAGAAGGTCAAACCAAAGCTTTCCTGGATGGTTTCAATGAGGTGGTTCCACTTCAGTGGCTCCAGTACTTTGATGAAAAGGAACTCGAG GTGATGCTGTGTGGCATGCAGGAGGTCGATCTGCAGGACTGGCAGAGGAACACGGTTTACCGTCACTACACAAGGAACAGCAAACAGATCATCTGGTTCTGGCAG CTGGTGAAAGAGGTGGACAACGAAGTGCGACTGAGGCTCATGCAGTTTGTTACTGGAACCTGCAGGCTTCCTCTGGGCGGCTTTGCTGAACTCATGG GAAGTAACGGGCCCCAGAAGTTCTGCATTGAGAAGGTGGGAAAGGACACATGGCTTCCTCGGAGCCACACATG TTTTAACCGTCTGGACTTGCCTCCTTACAAGAGCTTCGAACAGCTGAAGGAGAAGCTGCTCTTTGCCATCGAGGAAACCGAAGGATTTGGCCAGGAATAG